From a region of the Podospora pseudopauciseta strain CBS 411.78 chromosome 7 map unlocalized CBS411.78m_7, whole genome shotgun sequence genome:
- the TIF3 gene encoding Eukaryotic translation initiation factor 4B (COG:A; EggNog:ENOG503NWTV), with translation MAPKKEKAQKLSLGEFLGETGGVSSWADEVEDTYGSGTQSFPSTDRRTGPSSYGNNTSYGNDRGYHSLRDNLPQELPTKPPYTAHLGNLSYDATVESVTDFFHDCNCVNVRIIEDREQNRPKGFAYAEFADLEGLKTALTRDGQSFEGRNIRIKVADPPRGGFGDRTESFRELDWGAKRGPLADTGGRSNRDFGDRRPPREFNDERPVREAREINWERRGPLPPAERPESREGARARNTTDFSAARRASPAAWGPGEGRQGGDGSRPPRREFAERPERPERVPTAAEKEINWRNNMRPVEPKSREGSEAPGSPAAAPAAQPAGRPRLNLTKRTVSEAPDAISPAPTSKSNPFGAARPIDTAAREREVEEKRIRDKQEAEERAKAEKEAKEAAAAEAAEKAKAEEAAAAEAAAEAAEKAKADAEAATTAGTKPEVQEGEGEQKLPVRTREPREPAPKSRAAESGSWRRAGDVPARGPPSGPRRSGGAPRAPRQDGGRPPRSNGTTDARGPLSPTTEKAPASPAVDDDGWTTVTQPVKGRRGGNRPLA, from the exons ATGG ctcccaagaaagagaaagcCCAGAAGCTGTCTCTGGGTGAATTCCTCGGCGAGA CTGGTGGTGTTTCCTCGTGGGCTGATGAAGTCGAGGACACATATG GTTCCG GCACCCAGTCCTTCCCCTCGACCGACCGTCGCACTGGCCCCAGCTCGTATGGCAATAACACTAGCTACGGCAATGACCGGG GTTACCACTCGCTCCGCGACAACCTCCCCCAGGAGCTCCCCACCAAGCCTCCTTATACCGCTCATCTCGGCAACTTGTCGTATGATGCCACTGTCGAGAGTGTGACCGATTTCTTCCACGACTGCAACTGCGTCAACGTCCGCATTATCGAGGACCGCGAGCAGAACCGTCCCAAGGGCTTCGCCTATGCCGAGTTTGCTGATCTTGAGGGTCTCAAGACTGCTTTGACCCGCGACGGCCAGTCCTTCGAGGGTCGTAATATTCGTATCAAGGTTGCTGATCCTC CCCGTGGTGGATTCGGCGACCGCACCGAGAGCTTCCGCGAGCTTGACTGGGGTGCCAAGAGAGGTCCCCTCGCTGACACTGGCGGCCGTAGCAACCGCGATTTCGGCGACCGTAGACCTCCCCGTGAGTTCAACGACGAGAGGCCGGTTAGAGAGGCCAGAGAGATCAACTGGGAGAGACGGggccctcttccccctgCTGAGCGCCCAGAGTCTCGCGAGGGTGCCCGTGCccgcaacaccaccgacTTCAGCGCTGCTAGAAGGGCTTCCCCCGCCGCTTGGGGTCCCGGAGAAGGACGCCAAGGTGGAGATGGctctcgccctcctcgccgcgaATTTGCCGAGCGCCCTGAGCGTCCCGAGCGTGTTCCTACCGCCGCTGAGAAGGAGATCAACTGGCGCAACAACATGCGTCCCGTCGAGCCGAAGTCTCGTGAGGGTAGCGAGGCTCCTGGTTCTCCCGCTGCCGCCCCCGCTGCGCAGCCAGCTGGTAGACCCAGACTGAACCTCACCAAGCGCACCGTTTCCGAGGCCCCTGATGCGATCTCGCCTGCCCCTACTTCCAAGTCGAACCCATTCGGTGCGGCCCGCCCCATCGACACTGCTGCCCGCGAGCGTGAGGTCGAGGAGAAACGCATCCGGGACAAgcaggaggctgaggagagggccaaggctgagaaggaggctAAGGAggccgctgccgccgaggctgctgagaaggccaaggctgaagaggctgctgctgcggaaGCTGCTGCGGAAGCTgctgagaaggccaaggctgatGCCGAGGCCGCCACTACTGCTGGTACCAAGCCAGAAGTccaggagggtgagggtgagcaGAAGCTTCCCGTCAGAACTCGCGAGCCTCGTGAGCCTGCTCCCAAGTCCCGCGCCGCCGAGAGTGGCAGCTGGAGAAGAGCCGGTGATGTCCCAGCCCGTGGCCCCCCCAGCGGTCCCCGTCGCAGTGGCGGTGCCCCCCGCGCACCCCGCCAGGATGGTGGACGCCCTCCTCGGTCCAACGGAACCACCGATGCTCGCGGTCCATTGTCTCCCACCACCGAGAAGGCTCCCGCCAGCCCTGCTGTCGATGATGACGGCTGGACCACTGTTACCCAGCCGGTTAAGGGTCGCCGCGGCGGCAACCGGCCCCTTGCTTGA
- a CDS encoding uncharacterized protein (EggNog:ENOG503NUMN; COG:E) — translation MGQLLSTSSSRRSHLLPSSASNAPLGKTEADILLSDSSSELSHPFPTEKNNDNATNTQTPTLLPLLKKAKGHYYYPVSGPKILDACGGAGVACLGHGKSNKSVIKAITTQLSTVQYASYAHFRVDPVLQLEKFLCESTDGKMGKMYLMSSGSEAVEAALKFALEYHAWNGQPERVNIISRSHSYHGTTIGSLSASGHTTRRQPFTSVLNRTNFHHLPPCNPYRSPLPAEEYLSSLLTSLESLITTLSPSTIAALILEPIVGAALGCVPPLPGYLSGIKSFCHTHGILLIYDEVMCGMGRTATSPSHHLHAYQSFPEPDISPDMMTIAKSFSASYLPASALLISTPLSNFLTSHNKVFTHGHTNQSHPVVASACLAVQGTIQSRNLLSNVAAQGGLLLHLLQKQLSQHPNVGDIRGRGLFVGIEFIADKTTKQPFERELDIAGRVHKTALKNWQVLVYASQGCADDQGRGDVIMVMPAYDVTAKEIREMVRRIAGAVREVFDS, via the exons ATGGGTCAACTACTCTCCACTTCGTCTTCGAGACGCTCCCATCTTCTCCCATCCTCAGCTTCCAACGCTCCCCTTGGTAAAACTGAAGCCGACATTCTCCTGTCAGACTCATCCTCCGAACTCTCacacccctttcccaccgAAAAGAACAACGACAATGCCACCAATACCCAAACTCccactctcctccccctcctcaaaaaaGCCAAAGGCCACTACTACTACCCCGTCTCTGGCCCCAAGATTCTCGACGCCtgcggcggcgccggcgtgGCCTGCCTCGGCCACGGCAAATCCAACAAATCCGTCATcaaagccatcaccacccagcTCAGCACGGTCCAATACGCCTCCTACGCCCACTTCCGCGTCGACCCCGTGCTCCAACTGGAAAAGTTCCTCTGTGAAAGCACCGACGGTAAAATGGGAAAGATGTATCTCATGTCCTCTG GCTCAGAAGCAGTCGAAGCCGCCTTAAAATTTGCCCTCGAATACCACGCCTGGAACGGTCAGCCGGAGAGGGTAAACATCATCTCCCGCTCTCACTCCTACCACGGAACGACAATAGGGTCGTTATCCGCCTCAGGACACACCACCCGACGACAACCATTCACCTCAGTTCTCAACCGGACAaacttccaccacctccccccctgcAACCCCTACCgcagccccctccccgcgGAAGAatacctctcctccctcctcacctcccttgAGTCCCtaatcaccaccctctccccctcgaCAATCGCGGCCCTAATCCTCGAACCCATCGTCGGCGCTGCCCTCGGCTGTGTCCCCCCTTTACCTGGTTACCTCTCCGGTATAAAATCTTTCTGCCACACCCACGGCATTCTCCTGATCTACGACGAGGTGATGTGCGGAATGGGCCGGACagccacctccccttcccaccatctccacgcGTATCAATCCTTCCCTGAACCCGACATCTCCCCCGACATGATGACAATAGCAAAatccttctccgcctcttACCTGCCCGCCTCGGCGCTTTTGATCTCCACCCCCCTGTCCAACTTCCTGACCTCCCACAATAAAGTTTTTACTCACGGGCACACAAACCAATCCCACCCCGTCGTCGCCTCCGCCTGTCTCGCCGTCCAAGGCACAATCCAATCccgcaacctcctctccaacgTCGCCGCCCAGGGGGGGTTGCTCCTCCACCTACTGCAGAAACAGCTAAGCCAGCACCCAAACGTGGGGGATATAAGGGGCAGGGGGTTGTTCGTAGGGATAGAGTTCATAGCCGACAAGACAACAAAACAGCCGTTTGAGCGAGAACTCGATATTGCGGGCAGGGTGCACAAAACCGCACTAAAGAACTGGCAGGTCCTGGTTTATGCCTCCCAGGGCTGCGCCGATGAtcaagggaggggggacgtCATCATGGTCATGCCGGCGTATGATGTCACTGCCAAAGAAATAAGagagatggtgaggaggatcgCGGGGGCGGTGCGCGAGGTTTTTGATAGTTAA
- a CDS encoding uncharacterized protein (COG:S; EggNog:ENOG503P3FF): MAHNSDSLSPPSSSQLIRSGRKGSKKVRTGCITCKIRKVKCDEEKPFCMRCTKTGRRCDGYLDAKAISQRRRRSGGLGQNAAGEPHAPLATLFEWATGDEKRAFHFFQHVTAPCLAADHDGAFFRVLVLQICQTEPAVRHAVLAVSSLHEGMVQAAMMPQLLHNNDSENRSSFALFQYNRAIACLLEQMRTVNARPLVPLLTCVLFVCIELMQSKDKESLIHLEQGRQILSQLGPRVTGRSPEIDLIKQHLVPMYTRMSLTSLMLGCAPTAIPEPLKTLTEVPMVFKTIDEVRYALYDFMDQCLRFAKKSHAAKISKVPEEDMRAFELEQDVLLRKLAKFNVAFSLYRSTKAKEAPPGSIALIQVHVHTTFIWVSTALSRHETVFDDYVDTFSAIIPLASEFINTLLSPQGQGPKGPSGGPDTRRLSAMFTFEMHVIAPLYFVAAKCRHPMIRRAALELLRRNPGRRENLWRANVMATIAEHTMKLEEKHLRSRGERSVSPPGAVGGGSMQQHFPYQFGPGDAWGGGGLEGVPFPDGFLVGGHHHPGQQQQQQQQQQQGFGLFDSIPVGNNRPLSSSATAVSVEYGGMAAGQQQQQQQHHMPIDPSLLFDASTAAEVSSAHSFSVAPSIASSLDDLGSSQTIFVGGAGKGSTNPAPGGSQPTHSQVSSWGGSTGANVAPGIALEPPTPRDDSPFGHILSRQSQSVGSPSVGSEGSPELSAIDSFGGYQLPYQNNGYGMDFVLGGGGGGGGGYGGMGGMGGMGNMGGGGGMGGMGGVNNNNGGMQFWRSGDAPYDVPERYRVRESILGPEKEDGSSWVMMFRKLGGLDGEWDVLTESVVC; this comes from the exons ATGGCTCACAACTCGGACTCGCTGTCCCCGCCTTCATCGTCACAGCTGATCAGATCTGGGAGGAAAGGGTCCAAGAAAGTCAGGACGGGTTGTATAACATGCAA AATTCGCAAGGTCAAATGCGACGAAGAAAAGCCATTCTGCATGCGGTGCACCAAAACAGGGAGGAGATGTGACGGTTACCTCGACGCCAAAGCTATATCACAACGCCGGCGCCGGTCCGGTGGTCTGGGGCAAAATGCTGCGGGAGAGCCTCATGCTCCGTTGGCCACGCTCTTCGAATGGGCTACCGGGGATGAGAAGAGGGCTTTTCACTTCTTCCAGCACGTAACAGCGCCATGTCTCGCCGCCGACCACGACGGCGCCTTCTTTCGTGTGCTGGTTCTTCAGATCTGCCAGACGGAACCAGCAGTGAGGCACGCTGTCCTTGCTGTCAGCAGTTTACACGAGGGGATGGTGCAGGCCGCCATGATGCCTCAACTGCTTcacaacaacgacagcgAGAACCGAAGCTCGTTTGCCCTGTTTCAGTACAACCGCGCCATCGCCTGCCTGCTCGAACAAATGAGGACGGTCAACGCCCGGCCACTAGTACCATTACTCACCTGCGTGCTGTTTGTCTGTATCGAACTCATGCAGAGCAAAGACAAGGAGTCGCTCATCCACCTCGAGCAAGGACGGCAGATCCTCTCACAACTAGGGCCGAGAGTTACAGGAAGAAGCCCCGAGATCGACCTCATCAAGCAGCACCTCGTGCCAATGTACACACGCATGTCTCTCACCTCGTTGATGCTGGGCTGCGCGCCAACCGCCATCCCGGAACCGCTGAAAACCCTGACCGAAGTCCCCATGGTGTTCAAGACCATCGACGAGGTCCGGTACGCGCTGTACGACTTTATGGACCAGTGCCTGAGGTTCGCCAAAAAGTCGCACGCCGCCAAGATCAGCAAGGTGCCCGAGGAGGACATGCGGGCGTTTGAGCTGGAGCAGGacgtcctcctccgcaaGCTCGCCAAGTTCAACGTCGCCTTTTCGCTGTACCGGTCGACAAAGGCCAAGGAAGCACCGCCCGGCTCCATCGCCCTGATCCAAGTCCACGTTCACACGACGTTTATATGGGTTTCCACCGCCCTCAGCCGGCACGAGACGGTTTTTGACGACTATGTCGATACTTTTTCTGCCATCATTCCTCTGGCGTCGGAGTTTATCAACACGCTGCTGTCGCCGCAGGGGCAGGGGCCCAAGGGACCGAGTGGTGGGCCTGATACGAGGAGGTTATCGGCCATGTTTACGTTTGAGATGCATGTGATTGCGCCGTTGTATTTTGTGGCGGCCAAGTGCAGACACCCCATGATCAGGAGGGCGGCGCTGGAGTTGCTGAGGCGGAACCCGGGACGGAGGGAGAACTTGTGGAGGGCGAATGTGATGGCTACCATTGCGGAGCACACCAtgaagttggaggagaagcatTTGAGGAGCAGGGGGGAGAGGTCGGTTTCGCCGCCGGGGGCGGTCGGGGGTGGGAGTATGCAGCAGCATTTTCCATATCAGTTTGGTCCGGGAGATgcctggggtggtggggggttggagggtgtGCCTTTTCCGGATGGGTTTCTTGTTGGggggcatcatcatccagggcaacaacaacaacagcagcagcagcagcagcaggggtttgggttgtttgatTCGATTCCTGTCGGTAATAACAGGCCGCTGTCGAGCAGTGCGACTGCTGTGTCGGTCGAGTATGGCGGGATGGCCGccgggcagcagcagcagcagcagcagcatcatatGCCTATTGATCCGTCGCTTCTGTTTGATGCGAGcacggcggcggaggtgtcGTCTGCGCACTCGTTTAGTGTGGCGCCGTCGATTGCTTCGTCGCTTGACGATTTGGGGTCTTCGCAGACGATATttgttgggggtgctggGAAAGGGAGCACTAACCCTGCTCCTGGGGGGTCACAGCCGACGCATTCTCAGGTTTCGAGCTGGGGGGGTTCGACTGGTGCTAATGTTGCTCCCGGGATTGCACTTGAGCCGCCTACTCCGAGGGATGATTCCCCTTTTGGGCATATCCTTTCGCGGCAGAGTCAGAGCGTGGGGAGTCCGAGTGTGGGGAGTGAGGGGTCGCCGGAGCTGAGTGCTATTGATTCTTTTGGGGGCTATCAACTGCCGTATCAGAATAATGGGTATGGGATGGACTttgttttgggtggtggtgggggaggaggaggaggatatggggggatgggggggatgggaggtaTGGGGAatatgggtggtggtggtgggatggggggtaTGGGAGGGGTTAATAATAACAATGGGGGGATGCAGTTTTGGAGGAGCGGGGATGCGCCGTATGATGTGCCTGAGAGGTATAGGGTTAGGGAGAGCATACTCGGgccggagaaggaggatgggagcagttgggtgatgatgtttaggaagttgggggggttggatggggagtgggatgTTTTGACTGAGAGTGTGGTTTGTTGA